The Belonocnema kinseyi isolate 2016_QV_RU_SX_M_011 chromosome 10, B_treatae_v1, whole genome shotgun sequence genome has a window encoding:
- the LOC117181739 gene encoding uncharacterized protein LOC117181739, producing MDVKIANLAIVLTIALFLPSARAFRCYACTTTNDRNSECAVLNNLQTTLCTVRAYEKLAKVPFPIEIKKIFEAVPQDSYPVTEWSCGKLELADTNTGYGPTTNYTIRTCLPKFNGPDFCDRTRDILEANPTYQPYQVSHCSECQKDSCNGI from the exons ATGGATGTTAAAATCGCCAATCTCGCCATAGTGCTCACAATTGCTCTTTTCCTTCCATCAG CCAGAGCATTTAGATGTTATGCTTGTACCACCACCAATGATAGAAATAGTGAATGTgcggttttaaataatttacagacAACTTTATGTACTGTAAGAGCTTATGAGAAGCTAGCAAAAGTACCCTTtcctattgaaataaaaaaaatatttgaggcaGTACCTCAAGACAGTTATCCAGTTACAGAGTGGTCCTGTGGAAAACTTGAATTAGCTGACACGAATACAG GTTACGGACCAACAACTAACTATACAATTAGAACCTGCCTGCCTAAATTCAATGGGCCCGATTTTTGTGATCGCACAAGAGACATACTCGAAGCTAATCCAACTTATCAGCCTTATCAGGTCTCACACTGCAGTGAGTGCCAGAAGGATTCCTGCAACGGAATATAA